The window CTGCTGCTTCCTCATATCCCGATGTACCATTAATCTGGCCGGCAGTGAACAGTCCCGGCAGACGTTTGGTTTCGAGTGAAGGCCACAGCTGGGTAGGCACCATCGCATCATATTCAATCGCATAGCCGTTGCGCATCATTTCTACCTTTTCCATTCCTGGAATGGAGCGAAGCACTGCTAATTGAACATCCTCCGGCAGACTAGTGGACAGACCCTGTACATAGTACTCCGAAGTGTTTTTCCCTTCCGGTTCAAGAAAAATCTGGTGCTGCGACTTGTCGCTGAACCGGACCACCTTGTCTTCGATGGAAGGGCAGTAGCGCGGACCCGTCCCTTCAATAATACCGGTAAACATTGGAGCACGGTGAAGATTGTCATTAATGATCTGATGCGTCACTGGAGAAGTGTAAGTCAGCCAGCAAGGCAGCTGTTCGTTTTGCGACGATTTGGTTTCAAAAGAAAAGAACTTCGGCTTATCATCACCCGGCTGAATTTCTGTCTTGGAGAAATCAATCGTATCTTTATGCACACGCGGCGGTGTACCTGTCTTAAAGCGAACCAGATCGAAGCCCAGCTCACGCAGATTCTCCGATAGGCGAACTGAAGGCTGCTGATTGTTTGGCCCGCTCTCATAGGTCAGCTCACCCATAATTACTTTTCCGCGCAAATAAGTTCCGGTGGTCAATATAACTGTCTTACTACGGTATATAGTGCCAGTCTTGGTAATCACACCGGCACAGTGTCCGTCTTCAACGATCAGTTCCTCGACCATCCCCTGACGAAGCGTCAGGTTAGGCGTCTTCTCCATCGTTTCTTTCATGGCATGCTGATAAAGGAATTTATCCGCCTGCGCGCGCAGCGCATGAACGGCCGGTCCTTTACCGGTATTGAGCATCCGCAGCTGAATAAAAGTCTTATCGATATTTCGGCCCATCTCTCCGCCAAGCGCATCGATTTCACGGACTACATGTCCTTTGGCCGGACCGCCGATCGATGGATTACACGGCATGAATGCCACCATATCCAGGTTAATCGTAATCATCAAAGTGTTGCAGCCCATCCGGGCTGCAGCCAGTGCAGCTTCGCAGCCGGCATGACCGGCGCCTATGACCACTACGTCATAGCTGCCTCCTTCATAGCTCATCTCTTATTCCTCCTAATAGCTTCGTATAACAAGCTGAATTATATAATTTTATGCAGAGCAAGGATCCCATCCGGACCCCTTGCTACATATTATTTGCCTAGACAGAATTGCGAGAAAATCTGGTCTAGCAGCGAATCTGCAGCGGTATCACCGATAATCTCTCCGAGCTGTTCC of the Paenibacillus pedocola genome contains:
- the mnmG gene encoding tRNA uridine-5-carboxymethylaminomethyl(34) synthesis enzyme MnmG gives rise to the protein MSYEGGSYDVVVIGAGHAGCEAALAAARMGCNTLMITINLDMVAFMPCNPSIGGPAKGHVVREIDALGGEMGRNIDKTFIQLRMLNTGKGPAVHALRAQADKFLYQHAMKETMEKTPNLTLRQGMVEELIVEDGHCAGVITKTGTIYRSKTVILTTGTYLRGKVIMGELTYESGPNNQQPSVRLSENLRELGFDLVRFKTGTPPRVHKDTIDFSKTEIQPGDDKPKFFSFETKSSQNEQLPCWLTYTSPVTHQIINDNLHRAPMFTGIIEGTGPRYCPSIEDKVVRFSDKSQHQIFLEPEGKNTSEYYVQGLSTSLPEDVQLAVLRSIPGMEKVEMMRNGYAIEYDAMVPTQLWPSLETKRLPGLFTAGQINGTSGYEEAAGQGVMAGINAARKVQEKEPVVLDRSQGYIGVLIDDLVTKGTNEPYRLLTSRAEYRLLLRHDNADLRLTPIGYEIGLIPQQRYEAFLNKKETVEREIVRLKETKVKPVEVNEALAAFESAAIVDGSNLLTLMRRPELAYSFVDQISPAPEVLDEEMKEQVEIQIKYAGYIEKQLAHVEKLQKMEKKKIPDDINYNEIHGLAMEARQKLTKIAPISIGQASRIAGVTPADISILLVHLEHYNRVTAAKG